One Stigmatella aurantiaca genomic window, TCGGCCTGTGCCACCAGGACGTGGGCGCGGTGCTCGTGAGCATTGGCGGCTCCTATGACTGGCCCGCCGGCGGCCGCACCCACCAGGCGCCGGGGGATGTCGCCCTGCTGGATGCGCTGCCCGGCTGGACCGTGCACGTGCCCGGCCACCCCGGCGAGGTGGAGACGCTGCTGCGCCACGCCCTCCCCGGCCGGGACCGGGTGTACCTGCGGTTGTCGCTCCGGATGAACGCGGCCCCCCGCCCCATCGTGCCCGGGAAGTTCGAGGTGCTGCGCCAGGGCACCCGGGGCACCGTGCTCGTGGTGGGGCCACTGCTCACCCACGTCTTGAACGCGGTGGCGGAGGAGGACCTCACCCTCCTGTACGCCGCGACCATCCGCCCCTTCGATGCCGAGACGCTGCGCGCCACGCTGCGCGAGCCCAGCGTCATCCTGGTGGAGCCCTACCTGGAGGGCACCTCGGCGCATGAAGTCACGCGGGCGCTGACGCACGTGCCCCACCGGCTGCTGTCCCTGGGGGTGGGCCGCACCGAGCTGCGCCGCTACGGGAAGATGGAGGAGCACGAGGCCGCGCACGGCCTGGATGCCCGGAGCCTGCGCGAGCGCATCATCTCCTTCCTCCGGCCGTGAAGCGGCCAGGGGAGCATCCCGGCCATCGTCGGGGGTTCCCCTTCCCGTCCGCCGGGGCCGCTCGCATCTTGGCCCTCATGGCCCTATCGACCGTGTTGGATGTGTACGGCAGGAAGTCCTGGATCAAGCGCGCGGGACTCATTGCCATTCCTGCCATCCTGAGCCGGAAGAAGCGCGGAGCGGGGCTCTCGCGCTTCTGGGTGATGGGGGCGCTCTCGTTGCTGGGCTTCGGCTTTCGGCAACTGGCCCGGACGAAGGGCGGCCGTGCAGGCGTCAGCCGCTGGAAGCTCCCTCAGGGCGGGGCGATGATGTCAGAAGAGTTCGCCGCCTCGGCGGCCTCGGGACGCTAGGGCCCCCCGGCCGCGGGCTTGCCTGCCGGGCAGACGGGCAATCCCGTCCCGTGGCCACCATGTTTCTCTCCGGAGGGAACCGCCGTCCGTAAGATGCGCCGGCCATGGTCCCCTCTGTCCTGTTGCTGCTGGCGCTGTCCCAGACGCCCGCCTCGCCCCCGCCTCCCGCCTCCCCGCCCTCCCCTGCCATGCAGGAGGCGGTGCGCGAGGCCAGCCGCCGGGGCGCCGCCGTGATGCACCAGCTGGCCGTGGAGCTCGCCGCCGAGGCGCGCGCGAGCCTGATGCAGGAGCACGGCCGCTCGGCGGATGAGCACTTCGCCCGGGGCGTCGAGGCCTTGAAGGCGCGCGATGCGGCGGCGGCCATTGACGAGCTGTCCCAGTGCGTGGCGCTGCGGCCGGCGAGCGTGGAGTGCCGCTGGGAGCTGGGCTGGGCCTACTCCCTGGCGAACCGGTGGAACGAGGCGCTCGCGGAGTGGACGGAGGTGGGCAAGCTCAAGCCGGACCAGCCCGATCTCCAAGACGTGCTCGCCCAGGCCAGGGCCCAGGTGGCGCTCCAGGAGCGGCTGGCGAAGCCGCTGGACACCACCCCGCGGCCCCCGCCCCCCGCGGATGCCCGGCTGCGCCTGCGCGCCGTGGGGGACGTGATGCTGGGCACCACGGTGCCCGAGGGCTACCTGCCCCCCGAGGGCCCCGCGAGCGTCATCAGCGCGGTGAAGGGGCTCCTGGAGGACGCGGACCTGACGTTCGTGAACCTGGAGGGGCCGCTGTGCGACGGGGGCAAGACGAACAAGTGCCGCTCGGACCGCAACTGCTACGCGTTCCGCTCGCCCACGGAGTACGGGCAGGCGCTCCGGGAGGCCGGGGTGGACGTGGCCTCCACGGCGAACAACCACGCGGGGGACTTCGGCGAAGAGTGCCGCCGGCAGACGGAGGCCACGCTGGACGCGCTGGGCATCGCCTGGAGCGGGCCGCCGGGGACGGTGGCCACGGTGGACCGCAACGGTTTGCGCATCGGGCTGGTGGCGTTCCACTCCTCGCCCACGGGCAATCATCTCAACAACTTGCCCACAGCCACGGCGCTGGTGCAGTCGGTGGCGGCGGCGCATGACCTGGTCATCATCTCGTTCCACGGCGGTGCGGAGGGCGGCAAGGCGCTGCACGTGCCGCACGGGAAGGAGAAGTTCATGGGTGAGGACCGGGGCGACCTGCGCACCTTCACCCGGGCGATGGTGGACGCGGGGGCGCACCTGGTGCTGGGCCACGGGCCGCACGTGGCGCGGGGAATGGAGTTCTACAAGGGCCGGCTCATCGCGTACTCGATGGGGAACTTCGCCACCTACGGGCGCTTCAACCTCCAGGGCCCGCAGGGGCTGGGCATGGTGCTGGAGGTGGAGCTGGACCGGGAGGGGCGCTTCCTCTCGGGGAAGATCCTCCCCACGCGCCAGGTGGGCGAGGGGCTGGCGGTGCCGGATCCGAAGGGCGCCGTGTTGAAGCTGGTGCGCAAGCTGACCGCGGAGGACTTCCCGGACTCAGGGGCGCGCATCGAGGAGGATGGCACGGTGTCACCGCGTGGGAAGGCGCGGGCGTCTGTCCTTGACGCCGCGCCGTAGCCTCTCAAGGGGACTTGACGCTAGCAATCATCCCATTTGGCGCCTACGTAGCCCATGTTGTGATTGGCGCACCAGAACTTGCTGTAGTTCGCGCAGTTGCCGTACGTGATCTTCTTGAACGGGCCGTGCCACTTCTGGTCGGAGCACTTGGCGTAGCAGCATGCGGCTTCGGCCGTCACCGGCTCAGGCTCCTCCAGGGACTGTTGCGGCTCCTGCATGTCCATGGGCTCCGGTTCCATGCCGCCGCAGCCGGCCGCCAGAAGCATTCCCAGCAACATCAGACCGAAACCCTTGAATGCATTGTTCATGATAGATTCCATGGACTAACAGCCCTTCCAGGCGTGGCTTGAGTAATTTCCGTGGCCATAAGCGGGGCAAAAATATTTTCCGTATTTTTTGCAATTATCGAATTTGACGCCTGTAAAGGGCCCGCGCCACAGCCCGTCCGAGCATTTGACGTGGCAACACGCGCTGAGCTCCTCCACCTCGCCCGGGCCTGCTTCTTCAGGATCCTGAGCGGATTCCTCCGGGGGGATGGATGCAGACGGTTCCTCGCCCTCGGCGATGCTGGAGAGGGAAGCCTCTTCCATTTGCTGGGGCCCGTAATTGCCACAGCCCATGGCAAGGACCCCGCCCACCATCAACAGACACACGATACCCAGCCTCGTCTTCATGGCTTACTCCCCCGGTGAGCCGCCAAGATCGGCCTGGCGTTCACGGGCGGGAGATGACTCGATCCGGCCACTCGCCACAAACGGCCTTCAGTCGTGGCAGCGTGTTGGAAGCGCTACAAATCAGATAAGGGTTTGCCCCAGGACGGACTCAGGGCTGTTCGGAGTTCCCAGAGGGGACCGGGGCGAGAACAGGGTAATAACAAACACCCCGCCACTCGTAGTTTCGGTCTCCGCACGGTGGCGTCGCCTCGCGGGGCAGGACCCAGCACCCGCCGTTGATTTCGATTTCACGTTTCCGGCAGGGCGGCCGTGCCTGGCCGGGCAGGAGTTTCTTCGGAACGTCGAGGCCGATGCGTTCCGGGCCGGAGGCAGGGGCCTGGACGGAACCGCTGACCGGCAGCGCGTCCTGTGCGAGCCCCGTGGTCTCCATGGGGTCTTCCGCGAGCCAGGCAGGATGGCGCCACACGGTCCATGCGCCGGGAAGGAGCAGAGAGGTGACGAT contains:
- a CDS encoding transketolase family protein; the encoded protein is MRERFVATTQALLGTDPRLAVVLADISGDVFEPARRQHPRRVINVGIREQLMISVAAGLALEGLRPIVHSYTPFLIERPYEQIKLGLCHQDVGAVLVSIGGSYDWPAGGRTHQAPGDVALLDALPGWTVHVPGHPGEVETLLRHALPGRDRVYLRLSLRMNAAPRPIVPGKFEVLRQGTRGTVLVVGPLLTHVLNAVAEEDLTLLYAATIRPFDAETLRATLREPSVILVEPYLEGTSAHEVTRALTHVPHRLLSLGVGRTELRRYGKMEEHEAAHGLDARSLRERIISFLRP
- a CDS encoding CapA family protein, whose amino-acid sequence is MVPSVLLLLALSQTPASPPPPASPPSPAMQEAVREASRRGAAVMHQLAVELAAEARASLMQEHGRSADEHFARGVEALKARDAAAAIDELSQCVALRPASVECRWELGWAYSLANRWNEALAEWTEVGKLKPDQPDLQDVLAQARAQVALQERLAKPLDTTPRPPPPADARLRLRAVGDVMLGTTVPEGYLPPEGPASVISAVKGLLEDADLTFVNLEGPLCDGGKTNKCRSDRNCYAFRSPTEYGQALREAGVDVASTANNHAGDFGEECRRQTEATLDALGIAWSGPPGTVATVDRNGLRIGLVAFHSSPTGNHLNNLPTATALVQSVAAAHDLVIISFHGGAEGGKALHVPHGKEKFMGEDRGDLRTFTRAMVDAGAHLVLGHGPHVARGMEFYKGRLIAYSMGNFATYGRFNLQGPQGLGMVLEVELDREGRFLSGKILPTRQVGEGLAVPDPKGAVLKLVRKLTAEDFPDSGARIEEDGTVSPRGKARASVLDAAP